The following is a genomic window from Rutidosis leptorrhynchoides isolate AG116_Rl617_1_P2 chromosome 8, CSIRO_AGI_Rlap_v1, whole genome shotgun sequence.
GATCAAATTCAGCAACTCATAAATGGTAAAAcaccatatttaattatttaaacaaATTTGTAAGACATCATGTAAAGATGAGTGAATTCTTAAGTATGATGTGTAAATACATAGATTGAAATTATAAACATCATAAACATCCAATTAGAAATGGTACAAAATAACAATTACGAAAATTAGGTCATCTATTAAaggtaaaaaaaaaacatttatataAAAACTTACGGATGAAAAAGATGAGCACAACCTTAAGTATAATGTGTAAATACATAGATTGATATCATAAAGATGCAAACAAAAAAAGTACCAAATCACAATTACGAAAATAAGGTCATCTATTAAAGGTAAAAAAAAACATTTATGAAAAAACTTACGGATGAAAAACAAATAGAATAGAATGAGAGAGATCCCCAATACGAAAGCTTCAAATGGATCAAaagcctgaaaaaaaaaaaaaacaataacaaAAAAATTAGAAATCAAACGAAGAATAATAACAAAAAACAGTTACAAAATGCAATTAAACGAAGAATAAACAGCAGAATCAAGAATTAATTTAATAAGTGAAGAGCATACCGATTGATTTATGAAAAGAATTAATCGATGAGAAAAATATATATAGATTATGGATCGAATCAGAACCCTAGAAATTGTGGTGCTAATCGATCGAGAAAATTAGAGGGGCCAGGGGTTGGAATTTATATACAAAGGAGTTTTTAAATTTGTGGCTGAGAATGAAGGTAGGTCAAAAGAGAATAACTAACGGCCATACCGTATTGACACGTGTACTTTGAGAAATATGAAAGGACGAACTTGTCCTCGTTGGATCAGAGGTGCCAAATAGGCTTGTTTATAGCCACGCAGTTGTACGCTTGTACTTATCACGTTACTCACGGCCCCACAAAAGTACATACCAGATGCTTTTCTTCAaattaagaaaaattatttttaattttattttattatttttttttttttttgaaaagcctaTAACATTAGAAACACGAAAAATACAGCGAAAGCATAGGGACCTTACAAAGCTATTGGTCACCTATGACAGCACACCAATtgagttttattattttattattttattttacaaacatAAATAGTTAGCAGAAATAAATAAAAGTACATACCAGATACTTTTTTCTTCAAAATATATACGGTGTAACTTATAAGTTATTTTTAATTTTACCATATATCATGCATAAATCGTACAcagaaaaatattttataattagttatcactttttaaaattaataataataattaattgttATATACGAgtataaattttttgtttttatgaTATTAGTGACAGATTTAGGATACGTTGTAAAAAATATTACTACGTATTTTTATTCGCATTGTTGGGCGTAAATTAGAACATACTCCGTGCTACTTACAAACAATGCTTGTTGGTCAATTCTTAGCCATGTTTAATCACATGTACTTGTCAAATCATGTGGTGGAGATCATACTTCTATTAGAAGGAATTCTCTTCTCTCATGTTCAAGGTTGGTGAGGGATTTGTCACTATCGGTGTGAGATGATATTGCCTAGACTATGGATATTATATTTTATGTACAGTTTTATTATATTTTTTGATAATTActctgtattttatttattttaatgaactTTCGATACTTATTTCGTAAGAAATTGATTTAAGGTACAATTTGATAGAAGAGTATGTGTGCGGCACATTATAGAGTTGTTGATTCAAAAGACTAGACATCTGTAATTAAAATGGACTACAATTTTCATTTTGATGGCAAGTTGAAATTTTAAATATCCCGATTGGGAGAACCATTTGACACCAGGAAATGTAAGCAGTTTTTGGCTAGAACGTGTTTGCCCTTGCGAACCTAACATCGCCCCCACGAGCCTAGTTTGACGAGGTGATGTATGAATGGCTTTTCGCATTTGTAACCTTCAAAACTCAAAAGTTATCACAATTCAATCACTAGAAAACCTCACTCTTGTTGTGGACGATTTTGGGAGAAAACTAGGCTTGCTTATCATATTCAATTATCTTTATTTCGAGTTTGTAAGGATTGATCCACATAACAATAGGTACTCTCGATTTGATTATCTCTTAACTTGGATATGATTCCTCGTTATCTAAGTGTTTGTATACTTGTTCTTTATCAATAAGTGACCATATTTCTTGTTGTTCACTTAGATGTGGAAACCTCGTATTGTGGATTATTCATATGTAGGTTTTATGCTATTATTTGATTATTACTTGATTATTACTTGATTTTGTGCTTGattaaaagatccattgttgtatgAGTTATTCATATTGATTCAATTACATAGGTTATTGAACGATTCTTGAGAATTATTTTATAATGCATAACTTATATTTTAAGTGATATTTTCACCATGAATTTTACTATATCAACCCAGATGTACTAATTTACCCTTAATGATGGCTTGTACAAAATTGTTGTTATAGTTTTTTTAGGGATATTGTTGGAATAGAAGCATCAAATGATGGTGGAAGGATAAAATTTGATGGTGGAAGTATCATTAACACCTTGAGTGATGTGTAACTACATGTGGGAGACCATTTGTAAACTAACTTATATAGTCGTGTGGCTATATGCGAGAGACCCGAGTAGCTTTGCTTTTACGAGAGTAAAATTGATTCGAGTCAGCATTACCAAGTGATCAGGTTTTGAATTGGTTGACAGTTAAAGTTAACGATAGTTAATTGTTAGTCAAGAAAATGCGAGTCAAGAGAAGATCACAATGTCATTTACCATGTTAATTGTATTCGGTGGTATTTTAGAGACAGAGCAACCATGTCTATAGGGTGTAATTATGTGAACAAAATATGTTATTATAAGTTACCTATAACTGTCCGCGCAACCCGTAGTAGATATTGTCCGCTTTGACCTCCGACTTACCTATCATTTAGTCATCCACAGTGTCACGGTTTTGCTTTCCAAAACGCGTTTACCAGAAGAGGTATCAACACCCTTCGAGGGCAGTGCACTAACAGCCCGCACAACCCGTAGTAGATATTGTCCGCTTTAACCTCCGCCCTCcggcttacctatcattcagccatccaCAATCTCACGGTTTTGCTTTCCAAAATGCGTCTACCAGGAGAGGTATCCACAAGTTCCCTTATAAAgggtgtttcgttctcctcccccaccgatATGGGACGAGTCTAACATTACCAACGTACTCTATTGATAGACTTGCAAAATTTCTGAATGCAACGCTTATTatataatatacggagtaataaagAGAACATCGGGGATGTTCAAATGATTTCAATACAATTCCATAACTTTGAGTAAATAATTTGTTACTAATGACAAAGCTTCACTTGCAACCATGTGACTAATCAATATTTATAGAATTTCTGAAACTACACTATGAGCATTTCAAGATTCAAATCCCCAGTAACCAAAACTTGCGTCAATGATGATTCTCAGGAACATCATAAAGAACAGAATTCCGGATATTTACAAAAATAAGAAGATGCACCTGTATTCCTACTCAGGTCGAAAGTGGCTGTTTTTGCTTTGCCTTTGATTCAGCTACCTTCCCATTTCTCTTCTCATACTCCATCTTAAGCTCCTCCAAACGCTTTGATACCTTAAAACAAGACAAATATATGAATGCCTCATGAAGACATAAGAAAAATATACATAACAAGTAGATAACCTTAGGGAGTATGTGGTCAGCCTGCAAACATCACGTACAGATCCATCTAGTCGTGTACGTAATAGGTGTATACCATCTGAGAATACCTATAGTGACTGATTATCATTTTTTTGGTCTCTTAAATCTATTTAACAATTAACTATATTTTTGCACATATGCAATTTATTCGTTACATCCCATGTACATTCTAACATTTCAATCAACCATATAAACCGGCTTTGACTAATAATCACCTGTCAAAACTCAAAAGTACACTGTGGAATTTCAATCGACCATATAAACCTGCTTTGACTTATAATCACTAGTCAGAAGTTCAAGTGCACTATGAAAATTCTATCAAATAAGGCAATGTGGTCAATCAGAAACAATAAGCATCAACAGTGTGCATTTTGCAAGGCAGTTTTAGCTTCAGATATTGCTAAAAAGTAAAATGTAGAGTTTTCATTAAGATCTAAAATTACCAGCATTAATATTTTTTCCTAGCATATCCTTCATCCCCACTTTTGTACTGTACCTTTTAAAATATCTAAATACTACTGTAGAGAAAATCTTTATTATCATGTAGGCTTGTTTCCTACTTTGTTTCAATCTATACTCTTAAAAGTCTTCTTTTTTAGCATTTTCAGCCATATAATTGTTTTTAGCCCGATCAGCAGCAATTCTATAAAGGATGGAGAATGTTCATGTTCGGTGATGTTGACCCGAAACAGACCTATTTGACCTTTAACCAACCCGTTGACCAGAATCTAACCTGATATACCTAAATGGGTTACACGATTCAAGTTGGCAGATTGTGGGATAAAGTTAAATTACCCACCTGTTTACCTAAAGAGATTGGGTTCAGGTATGGTTTTTTTGACCAGCCAGCCCAGCCCGACTTCATTAACTACCATTGAGAGAGAACGAGAGAGAGCATACCTTAAATGAGTAGGCCATTGGCAGCAATTTATCTGGATTCATTGCATCATCAGGGAAGTTACGAAGAGCATGAATAAGTTTCTCAAACGGTAAATTCACCTACAGAAAACAGCTCTAAAGAAATAAGATACACTTTACGAGTGAAACTCAGTCATACCTGATTACTAGGGAGAACAAGTACTCACCAAATCATCATGGCAATACTTCAACAGAGCCAAGCCAACTTTAAAGACAATTTTGACACCCTGAACATACAAAAAGCAAATTACTTTCTGATTTGTccattttatttataattttttcACAACTGCAGCCACATTTTCACATTTCTATATTCGACTAACCTCATAGAGAAAAACATCCCAAATTCGAAGAGCCAGATGGAAAGAGAAAGAATACGAGAACACAGTAATAAACCACTGGCTTCCATACATGCTAGGGTTTATCATTTCTTGTGTAAAATGTTCCCCTAACTTTGGCATATACTCCCTCATCAAACGATCAAACTGAAACAAATATTGTTGAACAAGAGGCAATCCCTCCTGCACCCGAGCCACAAACTTaacatcacaaaagattgaaaaaaACTCTAAAAGCATAAATGAAACATATGTGTTTTGGGTACAGTAAAAGTTACCAAATATAATCCTTCCATTGGATCATGAACAGCTCCTTTCAATAATGCCACAAGAAGCCAAAATGCATCTTCTTCACTCATGTAAAGCAGCAACAGACCGGTTACAAATCCCATACCCTGCAGTTAAAACCATTAATCTTACAAATTTCATCCCATAAAATGAATAAAAGATTCATTGTAATGTACCTGTACATAGCCAACATCCCTGTCGTACACCGAGTACGCCTTCAAAACATTATAAAGTGATCTTTGACCAGGCCCATGTCTCTGCTGATAAAACACATGCGATGGAAAAGTACGAGATATATCCCGTATTATATCTAGCTCGGAAGCTGATGTCTCGTATATCACTAGTTGCTGAAACATTATCAGATATTAAACCAACTGTCACTACTcttaaaatgataaatattcaaatgaaaagtAGATTTGAAGCAGGTATACCTCATAAACACCAGGGTTCATTAACAAAAGATCTCGACTTCCAGAGATCAACTGCCAAACAAGCCCCCTCAAACAATCAGGAATACCTTTTCGTATTCTACGCTTAACAACATGAGGTTTTCTCCTTACATAATGCTTCCAATCACTCCCTCCAACACCAATCATCTTCCTCCATTTCCTTAGCTTTCTCTCTTCCCTGTAAATCATCTCATCACATTAATTGAATAATACGAAAAATCAAACAGGCGAAATGGAATCGAATATGATTGTTGATAAAACAATGTATATCCAATGTGTGATCTACTAACAAACATTGGTCAAATAATAGATAAACCTAAAACCTGCATTGTATTACCTCTGATACTCGAAAACCGACTTGCTCTTGGCGAGTCGATCAGGCGAAATGTGTTCGGGTTTTACGAAACCGAATCTGTCTACTCTAACTGGAGCAGGCTCTTGCAAACTCTCATCTGCTCTTTTTTTATCCATCTCCTAACTCAAACAATAACAACACCACCACAACACCATTTCTCTAATTCAATTCAAACCCTAATTACACAAAATGCGACTTCAGTTATTTTAAATCGAATCTCACAAACCCTAACACATCACTCATTCTTCTTAATTAACACATGATCACATGTGTTGAAAACGCGTAGGTTGAAATTATTAGTAACAGCAATTTAATTGAAATGAGATTCGTACCTGTATGATGTTACTTTCGGAAATAAATACACTAGAAATAATTTTGGCAGAGAATTTGATTGGGTTATGTGTGTGTATTTTTCTTCCGACGACGGTAACGTGACGGAAAGTGTGATTGAGTAAAAAACTGGATCGCCTGGAACGCACTGAGTGTGAATGTGTGTGATTCTTTCCGATCTTAGCCGTTTATTTTGATCTAGAGGATGGTAATGTGACACGTCATTGTGGCgtataagtataagtataataATTTATATGTATCATGTATGTATTATGTATCATTGTAATAGTCATATAATCATATCATGTACAAGACTATCTTCGTACATGGTATTTGACTTTTACGGCCATATTGTGACGGCTAATCTACTTATCAAGATAGGATGGAGCTAATTTTAGAAACGAGAAATATCGGGTAGGATTTAAAagatattttaatttttttttttttttttttttgacagcgAATGAAATCACCtgagggactaaaccacccgtcgcgatcatctcccgtttcgactatgccgatgcagcgataataacccaacTGTAACACCTGTTTTTTAGTTACGcattatttcgaacgtcattcgaaatacgaggcatgtaaacgtatatttggatcccaaataaagttggagttgaggttctaaaaccttaccattggatagtaaatctcattacgtttccaacgatatttgattcatcaaaaacggagctacggtttgaaagttacgaccaaaataaGTTCCAGTTTCtgtctcagttcattgggacgccgtccagccattttggacgccgtccaaatggcctgacgggccagctgtgctattttgaagtttttaaaagagggtatttgggtcttttcacttggggatcgtttgggccatcaaaactgatccaaatttattcttatccccatttccacCTTCCCAAACACACTCATCcattcctagagagagagagagaccatTTTAGAGATAGAGAGCTTGGTTTgcggaagaagaagggtgaatcgggtcgagtcgcgagtgttaatgttgttcacctcgttcacggctacgttttggtagtgttggtaagctctaaatccgaatttcattgttaagattattgtttgagttagagtttgtgctagttagagttataacccacttattgtgaaatttgggggtttttgggtatgattcatgtaagtaaacccgaattggtgacttagggttttgattgatgaaattgtgagtttggatcttgcatgtgttggttaaacttagaacacttgtgtactagtgattttggtgtgtgttgacttgattttgggtgtaaaccctaatttgggtcaaataggtattttgggtcaagtaagcttgattcggtgtcaaattaagttgtgagtcaagttttggtaaatcaagtatgtaaatacttgatttaggtgttagttggtgttttgaaaagttaatcactagccgttaatGGTTAAAgatatttttgggacttatgtcaaaatgggttgactttgatggggtcaaaattgatgatgacactaacttggattaaatgggtgttaaaacgcttttgttaagtgttaaattatgtttttgaatgtaattactcgcgagaagtaattttgggttaaaatgatattttaacataagtcaaacgtggtcaacgcAAAATGGGTAAATATTACACTTGTTGGGGTTTTTGGGTGTAAGTGGCGTTTAAaataattactacctaagtagtaatttagtgcttAGACctcggttggtctaattggtgtcgtgTATAAATTGGGTTAGTTTGTACTCATTGGAATGTGTCAAAATTACCACacatagtggtaattggtgaagtccattttaggtgtctaaatgggcggtttgtgaaggtaagtataaacccttggttaagggtgttggcgtcgaattctcttgtagagaatgtatgttgattgtgtgtatattgtgcctatgtatgatataggtggttacttgctcggatttgaggacggagatcatgttatacatgacttgtgcgggcattccaaggtgagtgtaataattatatatgtatgtatatgacttatttacttgtggggtatgggttaaagttcgatgttgacgataccatatcctagggtATATTGTTGTgttgatgagggttaaagttcgatgttgacgatacctcatgtatggatttaaagttcgatgttgacgaagccataccactattgtagtgacattcgatgaggacttaaagttcgatgttgacgatacctcatatgtgggttttaagttcgatgttgacgataccacattaattcattcgatgaaggttttaagttcgatgttgacaatacctcatacgtgggttttaagttagatgttgacgataccacattaattgggacggatgggatttaagttcgatgttgatgataccattcgtggggctagccttgagatcttgaatactaatggatgttgtgaacatcaacgtTTTatatgttgtagtgtagcatattattgtTCGAGttgtatgctattgtttgtgctagcttgcgtattggagatttagcgttatactttgcgatggtatgctaattatattgctagcatgtatgcggtaattgtgtaagtgattgcaagtaagtaggttatatatgtatatgtataattattgcattcactaagctttcatagcttaccctctcgttgtttacctttttataggtattatggtttgaagctagctagtttgttaaaCTAGATGCATagtagcgcttgggctcgatggggtagcttttggatattgaacgtggattggggatttggtagtccccgggattatgctcttggtatcgggttgggttgtagagtcctaatccgtctaaagagataaatgggtcgaaatagctacattatttgtaaaacgggtcgttgtgggcccggtgttgtaaaacttatttttattgtgcaaatctcttagttttacttaatacgatgggttgtgaaagttgtttcgtttaaaagtgtcgagaagagggttttccgctcgcgtgaaattgtaaaactgatcagaacctggtagttcatttggacgccgtcccaagggcttggacgccgtcccaagggcttggacgccgtccagtccttcagagctggacgctgtccagatgtaCTATCCCAGATTTTTTTTAAAggtgtgtttttggtaaaacgaagtcgggttgttacaagtggtatcagagcatagtctaagggaattaggtgaccttggaataggtgcttagtcttagacttattgtcggttgtgcgttatttgcgggacttgtaggaatacgggtcggattgagatttgttagtgccttagagtaggtgactaactaggacttgtttttgtccaaagtgtgattatgtggggccttatttcgtgtgtaaattagtgccttagatagctagtgcctaatgtaagtaggcgaacttggacattgttttagtgatagcCGCCTAGGATGTAGGTTGGCTTgtggttgtggtgtacttgtgtacatttattattatattgtatataggtgtatatatacaggtatattttgtgcggtatcctagggatgaatctattggagagattcgtatgttggcggttttgagtgatcaagttcacggtaaagactttggtcattcgggtactaggagttctcgcgtgttattttgtgtgaatgttgcgtcagtccgggtaaagtactttgtgtgaccatgtggaaatggtaaggtacgcatttgtaataatgaccgatcaccattattacgaaagtgtatcttgacactaagcatgacatgacaagtactgaACCGAGGAaatgtggcatggttggggtacaacgggacgaattaggaatcttttattggttcctaggatatagtagtctcgagtgatgtgcttgttatcacatTAGGATCTTTGTGAGTCGAAAagtgtacgatggattcggttagttaagtgagcgagccaactcacgagtttggtgtgtgcttagtcaccctaagtagtgggtgcactgttgagattgttattggttttagtaccCATCGTAACTAcgatgaccgatttacgtgtgcgtgtgtgcgacgaggacttgaattccgtaatggaatgcgacaactctaatgattgtagttttgagttacactcggtatagtgtgtggttagagaatcgtgttaggattcttgttgtgagtagcttttgaattggcgaatcgaggagtcttcgggtcgttaaactcatgggagtgggacccgtataacgttgattgcgttagtgtgttgtggattatcgggtaacattcctaatggaatatcccttgtagtagtggttttatcgagttgtggaaggatgtaagacttggtgtttccaagcatctcctttagtgttggatgaaaggtttcgttaggctatgtcgttttggccttgtggaaattacgagtagcgtgtgatcgctaggaactttcgataagacaataa
Proteins encoded in this region:
- the LOC139862017 gene encoding uncharacterized protein yields the protein MIGVGGSDWKHYVRRKPHVVKRRIRKGIPDCLRGLVWQLISGSRDLLLMNPGVYEQLVIYETSASELDIIRDISRTFPSHVFYQQRHGPGQRSLYNVLKAYSVYDRDVGYVQGMGFVTGLLLLYMSEEDAFWLLVALLKGAVHDPMEGLYLEGLPLVQQYLFQFDRLMREYMPKLGEHFTQEMINPSMYGSQWFITVFSYSFSFHLALRIWDVFLYEGVKIVFKVGLALLKYCHDDLVNLPFEKLIHALRNFPDDAMNPDKLLPMAYSFKVSKRLEELKMEYEKRNGKVAESKAKQKQPLST